A window of the Loxodonta africana isolate mLoxAfr1 chromosome 3, mLoxAfr1.hap2, whole genome shotgun sequence genome harbors these coding sequences:
- the LOC135230869 gene encoding olfactory receptor 7D4-like, translating into MEAENQTKFSKFLLLGLSEDPELQPLFFGLFLSMYVVAVLGNLSIILAVTSDSHLHTPMYFFLFNLSFVDICCITTTVPKMLVNIQTQNKDISYIGCLTQVYFFMIFAALDNFLLTMMAYDRFVAICHPLHYTVIMNPRLCVLLVLVSWVIIFLVSLLHIVLITRLNFCIDTEMPHFFCELTQIIKVACSDTHINYIFLYVLTALMGVFPLSGILFSYSQIVSSLMRMSSAGRKYKAFSTCGSHLSVVSLFYGTGLWVCLSSAVTHSSQTSSIASVLYTVVTPMLNPFIYSLRNKDVKGALGRLLCRAGSCPR; encoded by the coding sequence ATGGAagcagaaaaccaaacaaaattttcaaaattcctCCTGCTGGGCCTCTCAGAGGATCCTGAACTTCAGCCCCTCTTCTTTGGACTCTTCCTGTCCATGTACGTGGTCGCTGTGCTTGGGAACCTGTCCATCATACTGGCCGTCACCTCTGACTCCCAcctccacacacccatgtatttcttcctcttcaACCTTTCCTTTGTTGACATCTGTTGCATCACTACCACGGtcccaaagatgctggtgaacatcCAGACACAGAACAAAGACATCTCGTACATAGGATGCCTCACTCAGGTGTATTTCTTCATGATTTTTGCTGCACTGGACAATTTTCTCCTGACCatgatggcctatgaccggttTGTGGCCATTTGTCATCCCCTGCACTACACAGTCATCATGAACCCCCGGCTCTGTGTCTTGTTGGTTCTAGTGTCTTGGGTCATCATTTTTTTGGTCTCCCTGCTTCATATTGTCTTGATCACAAGGCTGAATTTCTGTATAGACACTGAAATGCCACATTTCTTCTGTGAACTGACTCAGATTATCAAAGTGGCCTGTTCTGATACCCACATCAATTATATCTTCTTGTATGTGTTGACTGCCCTGATGGGTGTGTTTCCCCTCTCAGGGATCCTCTTTTCTTACTCTCAGATTGTCTCCTCCTTAATGAGGATGTCCTCTGCCGGGCGCAAGTATAAGGCATTTTccacctgtgggtctcacctctcCGTGGTCTCTTTGTTCTATGGAACTGGTCTTTGGGTCTGCCTCAGTTCTGCTGTGACCCATTCTTCCCAGACAAGCTCTATTGCCTCAGTATTGTACACTGTGGTCACGCCCATGCTGAACCCCTTCATATATAGCCTAAGGAATAAGGATGTGAAGGGAGCCCTGGGAAGGCTCCTTTGTAGAGCAGGCTCTTGTCCACGATGA